One Gloeobacter morelensis MG652769 DNA window includes the following coding sequences:
- a CDS encoding aldehyde dehydrogenase family protein, with the protein MVVAAPAASASESIFKPRYDNFIGGQWRAPLKGQYTDNITPINGRVLCQVPRSTVEDIELALDAAHAARESWGALAAAERSNMLLKIADRMEANLHKLAVAETWDNGKPIRETTGADVPLAVDHFRYFAGCIRAQEGSISEIDGNTIAYHFPEPLGVVGQIIPWNFPILMAAWKLAPALAAGNCVVLKPAGPTPASILVWLEVVGDLLPPGVLNVVIGPGPEVGKALATSKRVAKVAFTGETETGRQIMQYAAQNIVPVTLELGGKSPNLFFADVMNADDDFLDKAVEGFVMFAFNQGEVCTCPSRALVQESIYEKFIDRAIRRVASIKQGNPLDPKTMLGAQVSQAQMDKIGRYVELGIQEGAEVLIGGERNSEPGEGLAGGYYYKPTVMKGHNQMRIFQEEIFGPVLAVTTFKDVEEAVCIANDTPYGLGAGVWSRDINTAYRVGRGIQAGRVWVNCYHVYPAHAAFGGYKASGVGRETHKMMLSHYQQTKNLLVSYDTKPQGFF; encoded by the coding sequence ATGGTAGTTGCAGCTCCGGCGGCGTCCGCAAGCGAATCAATTTTCAAACCCCGTTACGACAATTTCATCGGCGGTCAGTGGCGAGCACCCCTCAAAGGGCAGTACACCGACAACATCACACCCATCAACGGCCGGGTACTCTGCCAGGTGCCCCGCTCGACGGTCGAAGACATCGAACTGGCCCTCGACGCCGCCCACGCGGCGCGCGAAAGCTGGGGGGCGCTTGCGGCGGCCGAGCGCTCGAACATGCTGCTCAAGATTGCCGATCGCATGGAAGCGAATCTGCACAAGCTGGCGGTGGCTGAGACCTGGGACAACGGCAAACCGATCCGCGAGACCACCGGCGCCGATGTGCCGCTCGCCGTCGACCACTTCCGCTACTTCGCCGGTTGCATTCGAGCGCAGGAAGGATCCATTAGCGAAATCGACGGCAACACGATCGCCTACCACTTCCCGGAGCCGCTGGGGGTGGTGGGGCAGATTATTCCGTGGAACTTTCCGATTTTGATGGCGGCCTGGAAACTGGCCCCGGCCCTGGCGGCGGGCAACTGCGTGGTGCTCAAACCCGCCGGTCCTACCCCCGCCTCGATTCTGGTCTGGCTGGAGGTGGTGGGCGATTTGTTGCCCCCTGGGGTGCTCAACGTCGTTATCGGCCCCGGTCCCGAGGTGGGCAAGGCCCTGGCCACCAGCAAGCGCGTCGCCAAGGTGGCCTTCACCGGCGAGACGGAGACCGGCCGCCAAATTATGCAGTACGCAGCCCAAAACATCGTGCCGGTGACCCTCGAACTGGGCGGCAAATCGCCGAATCTGTTTTTTGCCGATGTGATGAACGCCGACGACGACTTTCTCGACAAGGCCGTCGAGGGTTTTGTGATGTTTGCCTTCAACCAGGGCGAGGTGTGCACCTGCCCGTCGCGCGCCCTGGTGCAGGAGTCGATTTACGAGAAATTCATCGACCGGGCCATTCGCCGGGTGGCAAGCATCAAGCAGGGCAATCCCCTCGACCCCAAGACGATGCTGGGTGCCCAGGTCTCCCAGGCCCAAATGGACAAAATCGGCCGCTACGTCGAACTGGGCATTCAGGAAGGGGCCGAGGTGCTCATCGGCGGCGAGCGCAACAGTGAACCGGGCGAAGGGCTCGCCGGGGGCTACTACTACAAGCCGACGGTGATGAAGGGCCACAACCAGATGCGCATCTTCCAGGAGGAAATTTTCGGACCGGTGCTCGCGGTGACGACGTTTAAAGATGTCGAGGAGGCGGTGTGCATCGCCAACGACACGCCCTACGGTCTGGGTGCAGGTGTCTGGTCGCGCGACATCAACACCGCCTACCGGGTGGGGCGCGGCATCCAGGCCGGTCGCGTCTGGGTGAACTGCTACCACGTCTACCCGGCCCACGCCGCCTTTGGCGGCTACAAAGCGAGCGGCGTCGGCCGCGAGACCCACAAGATGATGCTGAGCCACTACCAGCAGACCAAGAACCTGCTGGTAAGCTACGACACCAAGCCCCAGGGCTTCTTCTAA
- a CDS encoding Uma2 family endonuclease: MISSEEMPFWPMAQRLPDSDELPVDNELQEQVAAFLRRVLCAVWSERQDWFFGVDMGIYFAPDAPPIMPDGFLSLGVERFREEDGRISYVLWQEHWVVPVLALEVVSQTYRGEYESKLQDYARLGLLYYVVYNPRRKRRRAPLEVYKLIAGNYVLQTGEPVWMPEIGLGIGRARGTCDGWQREWLYWFDAQNNCLMGSDEQLERLRAFLLSQGFDPDSLPS; encoded by the coding sequence ATGATCTCCTCCGAAGAGATGCCGTTCTGGCCGATGGCGCAGAGGCTTCCCGACTCGGACGAACTGCCGGTGGATAACGAGTTGCAGGAGCAGGTGGCCGCTTTTTTGCGCCGTGTGCTTTGTGCTGTGTGGAGTGAGCGTCAGGACTGGTTTTTTGGTGTCGATATGGGTATCTATTTTGCCCCCGATGCGCCGCCTATTATGCCGGACGGTTTCTTGAGTCTTGGGGTCGAACGGTTTCGCGAGGAAGACGGCCGCATCAGTTATGTGCTGTGGCAGGAGCACTGGGTTGTACCGGTCTTGGCCCTGGAAGTGGTCTCCCAGACTTACCGGGGCGAGTACGAAAGTAAGTTGCAAGATTACGCGCGGTTGGGTCTGCTTTACTACGTGGTCTACAACCCTCGGCGCAAACGGCGGCGTGCTCCGCTCGAAGTCTACAAGCTGATCGCAGGGAACTACGTTCTGCAGACCGGTGAGCCGGTGTGGATGCCCGAAATTGGCCTCGGTATCGGCCGCGCTCGCGGCACCTGCGACGGCTGGCAGCGCGAGTGGCTCTACTGGTTCGATGCCCAGAACAACTGCCTGATGGGAAGCGATGAGCAGCTTGAACGCCTGCGCGCTTTCTTGCTTTCCCAAGGCTTTGACCCAGACAGCCTGCCAAGTTAG